The Trichosurus vulpecula isolate mTriVul1 chromosome 4, mTriVul1.pri, whole genome shotgun sequence genome contains a region encoding:
- the FDXR gene encoding NADPH:adrenodoxin oxidoreductase, mitochondrial: MAPRGWGCWRLAARPRALLLPGAAFPFGFHQLFSTLEMAPHICVVGSGPAGFYTAQHLLKHHPRAQVDIYEKQLVPFGLVRFGVAPDHPEVKNVISTFTQTAHSPRCAFRGNVTVGRDVSMAELREAYHAIVLSYGAEDHRTLGIPGEELPGVISARDFVGWYNGLPENRELAPNLNCNTALILGQGNVALDVARILLTPAELLEKTDITAEALKMLKQSQVKRVWIVGRRGPLQVAFTIKELREMVNLPGSQPLLDPADFSDLEKSIKEAPRPRKRLLELMVRTALKPPEAKEADRRAETSRAWGLRFLRSPQEVLPSPDRGRVAGIRLAVMRLEGSGEDAQAVPTGAVEDVPCGLVLSSVGYKSRPIDPTVPFDPKLGVIPNSEGRVLGAPGLYCSGWVKRGPTGVIATTMNDSFLTGQALLQDLKEGVLPLGPKLGYSVIEPLLRNRGVQPVSFEDWEKLDAEEVARGQAAGKPREKLVDPQQMLRIIRH; this comes from the exons GGTTCCACCAGCTGTTctctaccctagagatggccCCTCACATTTGTGTGGTAGGCAGTGGTCCGGCTGGTTTCTATACAGCCCAACACCTGCTGAAG CACCATCCTCGGGCTCAGGTGGACATCTATGAGAAGCAGCTGGTACCCTTTGGTTTGGTCCGCTTTGGAGTGGCTCCTGATCACCCGGAGGTGAAG AATGTTATCAGCACGTTTACCCAGACTGCCCACTCCCCTCGATGTGCCTTCAGAGGCAACGTGACTGTGGGAAGGGATGTGTCCATGGCAGAGCTTCGGGAAGCCTACCATGCTATTGTCTTG AGCTATGGGGCAGAGGATCACCGGACCCTGGGCATTCCAGGTGAGGAGCTGCCGGGTGTAATCTCTGCCAGGGATTTTGTGGGCTGGTACAACGGGTTACCTGAGAACCGTGAG CTGGCACCTAACTTGAACTGCAATACGGCATTGATTCTGGGACAAGGGAATGTGGCTCTGGATGTGGCCCGGATCCTATTGACCCCAGCAGAGCTCCTGGAG AAAACAGACATCACTGCAGAAGCACTGAAGATGCTGAAACAGAGTCAAGTGAAAAGGGTGTGGATTGTGGGACGCAGGGGACCTCTGCAAGTAGCCTTTACCATCAAG GAGCTCCGGGAGATGGTTAACCTACCTGGGAGCCAGCCCCTTTTGGACCCTGCAGATTTCTCAGATCTGGAAAAATCGATCAAAG AGGCTCCCCGTCCAAGGAAGCGGCTATTGGAGCTTATGGTACGAACAGCACTGAAGCCACCAGAGGCCAAGGAGGCTGATAGGAGAGCTGAGACCTCTCGAGCCTGGGGCCTCCGCTTCTTACGCAGTCCTCAGGAGGTGCTGCCCTCTCCAGACAGAGGTCGAGTTGCTGGGATCCGCCTGGCTGTCATGAGACTAGAG GGCTCTGGTGAGGATGCCCAAGCAGTTCCCACAGGGGCAGTAGAGGATGTGCCATGTGGACTGGTGCTGAGCAGTGTTGGTTATAAGAGCCGTCCAATTGACCCCACTGTGCCCTTTGATCCCAAGCTTGGAGTTATCCCCAACAGCGAGGGTCGCGTGTTGGGTGCACCAG GTCTGTACTGTAGTGGCTGGGTTAAGCGAGGTCCCACTGGTGTCATTGCCACCACCATGAATGACAGCTTCCTCACTGGCCAGGCCCTGCTGCAAGACCTTAAGGAGGGAGTGCTGCCCTTAGGCCCCAAGCTTGGCTACTCCGTCATAGAGCCCCTACTCAGAAATCGAG GGGTCCAGCCCGTCTCCTTTGAGGACTGGGAGAAGCTAGATGCAGAAGAGGTGGCTCGGGGCCAGGCAGCTGGGAAGCCCCGGGAAAAACTGGTGGATCCACAACAGATGCTACGAATAATAAGACACTGA
- the GRIN2C gene encoding glutamate receptor ionotropic, NMDA 2C, with translation MGRVLGLALLLTTLLGTWAGVGPGRGKQVVTVAVVFASSAPPLQAQAQTLARARLTPQNFLDLPLEIQPITVVVNDTNPSTLLTQICGLLGSARVHGIVFEDNVGTEAVAQILDFISSQTHVPIISISGGSAVVLTPKEPGSSFLQLGVSIEQQIQVIFKVLEEYDWSSFAVITSFHPGYAVFLEGIRSFTEASYLGWELLDILTLELSPGSPSSRIQRLLRQLDAQVLVAYCSREEAEYLFSVAEEEGLVGPGYVWVVPSLALGSTEAPPSVFPVGLISVVTESWRLSLRQKVRDGVAIVALGAHGYLRYHGELPAPARDCHAPAEPMSPSGEAFYRHLMNVTWEQRDFSFSAGGYLVRPTMVVISLNRHRLWEMVGRWEQGIIHMKYPVWPRYGAYLQPVVDNRHLTVATLEERPFVIVESPDSSTGGCIPNTVPCRKQSNRTDSDGPGDSYTKLCCKGFCIDILKKLAKGVKFSYDLYLVTNGKHGKKVRGIWNGMIGEVYYKRADMAIGSLTINEERSEIVDFSVPFVETGISVMVARSNGTVSPSAFLEPYSPAVWVMMFVMCLTVVAITVFMFEYFSPVSYNQNLVSGKKSGGPSFTIGKSIWLLWALVFNNSVPIENPRGTTSKIMVLVWAFFAVIFLASYTANLAAFMIQEQYVDTVSGLSDKKFQRPQEQYPPFRFGTVPNGSTERNIRSNYRDMHSHMVKFNQRSVEDALTSLKMGKLDAFIYDAAVLNYMAGKDEGCKLVTIGSGKVFATTGYGIALQKDSRWKRAIDLALLQFLGDGETQKLETVWLSGICQNEKNEVMSSKLDIDNMAGVFYMLLVAMGLALLVFAWEHLVFWKLRHSVPHTPRLDFLLAFSRGIYSCFSGVQNLSSPARSPSPDLTAGSAQANVLKMLQAAKKMVNTAGVGSSLDCATRTIESWGNRCEPPPPTFSLRNPQLLLQSGTLSLPGKSTRAPTAWPPIPRGGPQDPGYKGQGGARDLMVRRVLQPLAHVVSPTLPLPDVSQAPGCPSKGSPRRMGSGHGGRLFSASGGCQPPECPHSPAPCTHGSFLWADRTGRPFLPLFPEPSEPEDLPLLGPDQLARREALLRSAWSRGQCLRQGSWPRSMPEYCSPPGLTLPAASMPALCPSQAVQCRGSPSCSGTDARVAWKRLAHDHSLRLPSYREACQEGAGAPTMLQRQYCLNPCAPLPLYWGSLCPHSPSCANQGPWLTETWRSRKRRGRTLGGPDTGYRDSGGWGESKEAGAIACRTHSPLGPCAWRRVSSLESEV, from the exons ATGGGTAGAGTCTTGGGACTGGCCCTGCTGCTGACCACCCTCCTAGGCACCTGGGCAGGGGTGGGGCCTGGCCGGGGAAAACAGGTGGTGACAGTAGCTGTGGTGTTTGCCAGCTCAGCACCCCCATTGCAGGCCCAGGCTCAGACCCTGGCCCGTGCTCGCCTCACCCCTCAGAACTTCCTGGACCTGCCCCTGGAGATCCAGCCAATCACTGTGGTGGTTAATGACACCAACCCCAGCACCCTTCTCACGCAGATCTGTGGGCTCCTGGGCTCTGCCCGTGTCCATGGCATTGTCTTTGAGGACAACGTGGGCACTGAGGCTGTGGCACAGATTCTTGACTTCATCTCCTCCCAGACACACGTGCCCATCATCAGCATCAGTGGAGGCTCGGCTGTGGTCCTTACTCCAAAG gaaccCGGCTCCTCCTTCTTGCAGCTGGGGGTATCCATTGAACAGCAGATCCAGGTGATCTTCAAGGTCTTGGAGGAGTATGATTGGAGTTCCTTTGCAGTCATCACCAGCTTCCACCCTGGCTATGCTGTCTTCCTGGAGGGCATCCGCTCATTCACTGAGGCCAGCTACCTGGGCTGGGAGCTGCTGGACATCCTCACCCTGGAGCTGAGCCCTGGCAGCCCCAGCTCACGCATCCAGCGCCTCCTTCGCCAGCTGGATGCTCAGGTGCTCGTGGCATACTGCTCTCGAGAAGAAGCAGAATACTTGTTTTCAGTGGCTGAGGAGGAAGGGCTGGTAGGGCCCGGCTACGTGTGGGTGGTGCCTAGCTTGGCATTGGGCAGCACCGAGGCCCCACCCTCTGTCTTCCCCGTGGGCCTTATCAGTGTGGTGACCGAGAGTTGGCGCCTCAGCCTTCGACAGAAGGTCCGAGATGGTGTGGCCATTGTGGCCCTGGGGGCCCACGGCTACTTACGGTACCACGGGGAACTGCCAGCTCCTGCTCGTGACTGCCATGCTCCTGCTGAACCTATGAGCCCTTCGGGAGAAGCCTTCTACAG GCACCTGATGAATGTGACCTGGGAGCAGCGGGATTTCTCCTTCAGCGCTGGCGGGTACTTGGTGCGGCCCACCATGGTGGTGATCTCACTCAACCGGCATCGACTCTGGGAGAtg GTGGGGCGCTGGGAGCAGGGCATCATTCACATGAAGTACCCTGTGTGGCCCAGATATGGCGCCTACCTGCAACCAGTGGTTGACAACCGGCACCTGACGGTGGCCACCCTGGAGGAGCGGCCATTTGTCATTGTGGAAAGTCCTGACTCCAGTACAGGTGGCTGCATCCCCAACACTGTGCCCTGCCGAAAACAAAGCAACCGCACTGACAG CGATGGCCCTGGGGACTCCTACACCAAACTGTGCTGCAAGGGTTTTTGCATCGACATCCTGAAGAAGCTGGCCAAGGGGGTCAAGTTCTCCTACGACCTGTACCTGGTGACCAATGGCAAACATGGCAAGAAGGTGCGGGGCATCTGGAACGGCATGATCGGTGAG gtgTACTACAAGCGGGCAGACATGGCCATCGGCTCCCTGACCATCAATGAGGAGCGCTCGGAGATTGTTGACTTCTCCGTGCCCTTCGTGGAGACGGGTATCAGCGTCATGGTGGCCCGGAGCAATGGCACCGTCTCGCCCTCTGCCTTCCTGG AGCCCTACAGCCCAGCTGTGTGGGTCATGATGTTTGTCATGTGTCTCACCGTGGTGGCCATCACTGTCTTCATGTTCGAGTACTTTAGCCCAGTCAGTTACAACCAGAACCTCGTCAGCGGCAAGA AGTCTGGGGGTCCCTCCTTCACTATTGGCAAATCTATTTGGCTGCTGTGGGCTTTGGTCTTCAACAACTCAGTGCCTATTGAGAACCCGCGGGGCACCACCAGCAAGATCATGGTACTCGTCTGGGCCTTCTTTGCCGTCATCTTCCTCGCCAGCTACACGGCCAACCTGGCTGCCTTTATGATTCAGGAGCAGTATGTCGACACTGTGTCTGGCCTCAGTGATAAGAAG TTCCAGCGTCCCCAGGAGCAGTACCCTCCGTTCCGCTTTGGCACGGTGCCCAATGGCAGCACAGAGCGCAACATTCGGAGTAACTACAGAGATATGCATAGCCACATGGTCAAGTTCAACCAGCGCTCAGTGGAGGATGCACTCACCAGCCTCAAGATGGG GAAGCTGGATGCTTTTATCTATGATGCTGCTGTTCTCAACTATATGGCGGGCAAAGATGAGGGCTGCAAGCTGGTGACCATTGGGTCAGGCAAGGTCTTTGCCACCACGGGCTACGGCATCGCTTTGCAGAAGGACTCCCGCTGGAAACGGGCCATTGATCTGGCGCTCCTACAGTTCCTGGGGGACG GGGAGACCCAAAAGCTGGAAACAGTGTGGCTATCAGGGATCTGCCAGAATGAGAAGAATGAGGTCATGAGCAGCAAGCTGGACATTGACAACATGGCCGGGGTCTTCTATATGCTCCTGGTAGCTATGGGGCTGGCCCTGCTTGTCTTCGCCTGGGAGCACTTGGTCTTTTGGAAACTCCGACACTCTGTGCCACATACTCCAAGGCTGGATTTCCTACTGGCCTTTAGCAGG GGGATCTATAGCTGCTTCAGTGGGGTACAGAACCTCAGTAGCCCTGCAAGGTCCCCCAGCCCAGACTTGACAGCAGGCTCTGCCCAGGCCAACGTGTTGAAGATGCTGCAGGCGGCAAAGAAAATGGTGAATACGGCAGGTGTGGGAAGTTCCCTGGACTGTGCCACTCGCACCATTGAGAGTTGGGGCAACCGCTGTGAGCCTCCGCCACCCACCTTCTCTCTTCGAAATCCCCAACTGCTGCTGCAAAGTGGGACGCTGAGCTTGCCTGGCAAATCCACCAGAGCCCCGACCGCATGGCCCCCGATCCCCAGGGGAGGTCCCCAAGACCCTGGTTACAAAGGCCAGGGTGGGGCCAGGGACCTGATGGTTCGAAGGGTCCTTCAGCCCCTTGCCCATGTTGTTTCACCCACCCTGCCCCTGCCTGACGTCTCTCAGGCTCCTGGGTGTCCTAGCAAGGGGTCTCCCCGACGAATGGGCTCAGGACATGGAGGCAGGCTGTTCTCAGCCTCAGGTGGGTGCCAGCCCCCTGAGTGCCCACACTCACCTGCTCCCTGTACCCATGGATCCTTCCTCTGGGCAGACCGGACAGGCCGCCCCTTTCTCCCACTTTTCCCTGAGCCCTCAGAACCTGAGGACTTGCCTCTTCTGGGACCTGATCAGCTGGCGCGACGGGAAGCACTACTGCGCTCAGCTTGGTCCCGTGGGCAATGCCTGCGCCAGGGCTCCTGGCCAAGGTCAATGCCCGAGTATTGCTCTCCACCTGGCCTGACCCTACCGGCAGCCTCGATGCCTGCCCTGTGCCCTTCCCAGGCTGTTCAGTGTAGGGGGAGTCCTTCTTGTTCTGGCACTGATGCCCGAGTGGCATGGAAGCGCTTGGCCCATGACCACTCCCTTCGGCTGCCCTCCTACAGGGAGGCATGCCAGGAAGGGGCTGGTGCTCCCACCATGCTGCAGAGACAGTACTGCCTCAACCCCTGTGCCCCTCTGCCACTGTACTGGGGCTCTTTATGTCCACATTCCCCATCCTGTGCCAACCAGGGCCCCTGGCTCACTGAGACCTGGAGATCTAGAAAGCGCAGGGGCAGGACTCTGGGGGGGCCAGACACTGGCTACAGGGATAGCGGAGGGTGGGGGGAGTCAAAGGAGGCAGGGGCTATAGCCTGCAGAACACACAGCCCCCTGGGGCCCTGTGCTTGGAGACGGGTCTCCAGCTTAGAATCGGAGGTGTGA